GCCTTCTCTGACAGATGCAAGAGcgaatcaaaaaacaaaacaggtGCAGGACCCACAATTATAGACAATACTAATAAATTAATaatggagtagtactatttgcaaGAGGCAGATCCGCACCCAATCAATGGTCAGATCCAGACGCGTGACAGCGGGAAGAAGAAAACATAATCAATGTAGCTATCACAAGCTGCTCTCAGCTTTCCTTTTTTTGTTGATTGAAAAATGGGCATGCCACACTCAGCTAACCATATTTTACTGCACGAGCCCAGCGAGCCTTGCACGAGGCCTAGCTACCCGTCCAGTCTCCTCCTCTGCTCCGGCCGGCTCAAACCGTATAAATCTCTCCCCTGCATCTCCGCGAATCTGACCGAGGCTTGGTGGTCAGACAGACAGAGACCCATGGAGACTAAGGCCAAGGACGCATGGGGCCTGGCGCTGGTGCTCTTCCTCGGCCAGCTCGTGGCCTTCTCCATGGCCGCCGCCAGCttcgcctcctccttcctcgccaATCTCGGTACCCATCCTTCTCACTGCCTCAGTAGCCTAACAATCCAAATTATCATTTCCCCCAGCACTTGCGAATCTTTATACTACTCAATTGCGAATTACCCGTCGCATGTACGTATTATGCAGGAGTTAATACACCACTCACACAGTCCTTCTTCGCCTACCTCCTGTTGACTCTGATTTATGTGCCGATCCACTTGCACCGACGGCAGAAGTCACGGGTGAGCATGAAACTCAATCATGAAACTTACCTTGTGTGGTTTCAGTTTCGCACACCTCCTCACTCTTTACGCCACTCCTGTCTTGCAGATACCTTGGTACTGGTACTTGGCGCTGGCCTTCGTCGATGTCCAGGGGAACTATCTGGGTGAGCACAAGCAGGCAACACACATTTCAGTCAGATGCTAAATGCATTCCTTGATCCCAGTGAGCGTAGcgtataaataaactagttctaattcTGAAACCTGTGTTTCAGTTGTTAAGGCGTATCAGTACTCGTCCATCACAAGCGTAACCTTGTTGGACTGCTGGACCGTTGTATGGGTCATCATACTCACCTGGTACGCGCTGGGCACAAGGTACTCCTTCTGGCAATTTCTGGGGGCAGGGACCTGCGTGGCAGGCCTAGGTCTTGTGCTCCTTTCAGATGCAAAATCCCCAGAACAGCAAGGTATGAGTCCTAACAACAAGTTAAATTAGAGTGTCAGTTACGAAAATTCTCTGCGACAGACCTAGGATAGGCACAGGATGAAGTTCTTGATCCTCTTTCTTTACAAGAAATCATAATACTCCccccgatccatattacttgtcgctcaaacggatctatcggagggagtagcacagtagTCCAGGAGATCATATTCACTGCTGAATCTTGTTCAATTTTTTTACAGCTGAATAACATAGCAAACTGGCAATAAGAACAGGTATATGATGTGCTCAAATAAAAACCAAACTTTAAGACCCATACAAGCTGGAATCGTCTCCCAATTTCTACAGCGTGGATAAGTGCTAGCTGCTTACAAACCCTTCATTTTCTGCAGATGGGGGTAAAATGCCACTTCTAGGGGATGCCCTTGTTATTGCCGGGACAGTTTGTTTTGCATTTAGCAATGTTGGAGAGGTTTGTGATGCCATTATATGTATCTTCCTACTATCCAGCAATATTTTCTCAAAATTCTCATAAGTTTATCATGCCCCTTGAATATGTAGGAATACTGTGTCAAGAAGAACGACCGGGTAGAGCTTATCGCGATGCTTGGACTATTTGGGCTGGTTGTCAGTGCAATTCAGATGTATCCTCTCCACAATTCATTATTAAGCAAGCAGACCAACAGAGAAAAAAATGTCATAATCCATTGATATTGCCATCTATAGATTTGCTCTCGTTATCGCGTAGTTAAAATATCACTACGCTTTTTATTGGAACAGGAATGTTTTGACAATACTCTTCTGTTCATGTGACCACTTAACCTGACAAAACATCAGATTCATATTCGAAAGGAAGAGCCTAGAAGCAGTTGCCTGGTCTCCAACAATGGTACCAAAGTATAGTTATGGTTTGACTCATTTATCTGCAATACACATTATTCAATTGTCTTGACAGCAAACTCACAACTGCTTTGTAttggtttttttttcatttttattttcagaTAAGTTTGTTCGCAGGATTTGCCGTTGCATTACTAGTGTTCTACACCATTACTCCTTTTGTCCTTAA
This DNA window, taken from Triticum aestivum cultivar Chinese Spring chromosome 1D, IWGSC CS RefSeq v2.1, whole genome shotgun sequence, encodes the following:
- the LOC123182182 gene encoding solute carrier family 35 member F2, which encodes MGMPHSANHILLHEPSEPCTRPSYPSSLLLCSGRLKPYKSLPCISANLTEAWWSDRQRPMETKAKDAWGLALVLFLGQLVAFSMAAASFASSFLANLGVNTPLTQSFFAYLLLTLIYVPIHLHRRQKSRIPWYWYLALAFVDVQGNYLVVKAYQYSSITSVTLLDCWTVVWVIILTWYALGTRYSFWQFLGAGTCVAGLGLVLLSDAKSPEQQDGGKMPLLGDALVIAGTVCFAFSNVGEEYCVKKNDRVELIAMLGLFGLVVSAIQIFIFERKSLEAVAWSPTMISLFAGFAVALLVFYTITPFVLKMSGSTLFNLSLLTSDMWAVAIRLLFYQQQINWLYYVAFSVVAIGLIVYSLNESSSTDGRATGTEVAPHYQQLPSEDGSTSGSNLDSQEKKQLEGAHGIC